From Rutidosis leptorrhynchoides isolate AG116_Rl617_1_P2 chromosome 3, CSIRO_AGI_Rlap_v1, whole genome shotgun sequence, a single genomic window includes:
- the LOC139898860 gene encoding peroxidase 12-like, producing the protein MASSSSSLFLVFSSLLIFSSLLYVSDADYSAPVMKGLSWDYHHKTCHKLEKIVRKHLKKVFKEDIGQAAGLLRLHFHDCFVQGCDASVLLDGSHGGPSEQTAPPNQSLRKQAFNIIEDLRGLIHRECGRVVSCADIVAIAARDAVHLSGGPDYDVPLGRKDGLTFATQNATLANLPAPTSNASTILSALATKNLTPTDVVALSGGHTIGVSHCSSFGNRLYPTQDPTMDKTFAHGLKEVCPTNTTDATTVMDIYSPIKFDNKYYVDLINRQGLFTSDQDLYTHKETKPIVESFAHDEKLFFEEFVKAMIKMGQLQVLTGEKGEIRAHCSIRNTDNNEYFSYLAEEENQYDFGLKDELR; encoded by the exons ATGGCTTCTTCTTCAAGCTCTTTGTTTCTAGTTTTTTCATCACTTTTAATATTCTCATCTCTTCTTTATGTATCGGATGCCGATTACTCGGCACCCGTTATGAAAGGATTGTCATGGGATTATCATCACAAGACTTGTCATAAGCTCGAAAAAATTGTCCGAAAACACCTCAAGAAAGTGTTTAAGGAGGATATCGGTCAAGCCGCCGGCTTACTTCGCCTTCATTTCCACGATTGCTTTGTTCAG GGATGTGATGCTTCTGTATTGCTTGATGGATCCCATGGTGGTCCAAGCGAACAAACCGCACCCCCTAACCAAAGCCTAAGGAAACAAGCGTTTAACATCATCGAAGATCTACGAGGTCTAATCCATAGAGAATGTGGGAGAGTCGTGTCATGCGCTGATATTGTTGCGATTGCGGCTCGTGATGCTGTTCATCTG TCAGGTGGGCCCGACTACGATGTTCCACTTGGTAGAAAAGATGGACTCACATTCGCTACACAAAACGCCACCTTAGCTAACCTTCCTGCACCAACAAGCAACGCCTCAACCATCCTATCAGCCCTCGCTACCAAAAATCTCACCCCAACTGACGTGGTGGCCCTCTCTGGGGGCCACACTATTGGGGTGAGCCACTGCAGCTCATTTGGTAATCGCCTTTACCCCACCCAAGACCCCACTATGGACAAAACCTTCGCTCATGGACTCAAAGAGGTTTGTCCAACAAACACTACCGATGCCACAACCGTTATGGACATATATTCTCCAATCAAGTTTGATAATAAGTATTATGTTGATTTGATCAACCGACAAGGTCTTTTTACTTCCGATCAAGATTTATACACTCACAAAGAGACTAAACCGATTGTGGAGAGTTTTGCACATGATGAGAAGTTGTTCTTTGAAGAATTTGTGAAAGCCATGATTAAAATGGGACAACTTCAAGTGTTAACGGGTGAAAAAGGTGAAATTCGCGCACATTGTTCGATTAGGAACACCGATAATAATGAGTATTTCTCGTATTTGGCTGAGGAAGAGAACCAATACGATTTCGGATTGAAAGATGAACTACGTTGA
- the LOC139902227 gene encoding uncharacterized mitochondrial protein AtMg00810-like, whose translation MEQPPGFTDSRFPSHVCKLKKVLYGLKQAPRAWFQHLSHFLIRLGFTCSRSDPSLFIFKRNSCILYFLVYVDDIILTDNHSATIQTFISRLNDEFSIKDLGKLNYFLGLEVTDRPTGLFLSQTKYARDILARADLLDSKPAATPLATTENFSSHGTAYSDPTHYHSLVGALQYLTITRSDLSYAVNQVSQILQAPTMDHFQAVKRMLRYVKGTLIFSLTFSHAPSSSLLGYSDADWARCIETCRSTYGYSIFLGGNLVSWSAKKQPSVARSSCESKYLALANTAAEIVWITHLLKELHVIPPTRPTILCDNKSAIFLSQNLVSHKRSKHIDIDYHFVRELVSSGRLYKKFVPTTLQLADVFTKSLSRPLFESFRDKLRVV comes from the coding sequence ATGGAGCAACCACCGGGTTTTACCGACTCTCGCTTTCCGTCTCATGTTTGTAAGCTTAAGAAAGTGTTATACGGACTCAAGCAAGCACCTCGGGCGTGGTTTCAACACCTTAGTCACTTCCTTATTCGCCTTGGGTTTACTTGTAGCCGATCTGATCCGTCTCTCTTTATCTTCAAACGTAATTCATGCATTCTTTATTTCTTGGTTTACGTTGACGATATCATCCTCACCGATAATCATTCAGCTACTATTCAAACCTTTATCTCACGGTTAAATGATGAATTCTCAATAAAGGATCTTGGGAAGCTTAACTACTTTCTTGGTCTCGAAGTTACTGATAGACCTACGGGGCTATTCCTAAGTCAGACCAAGTATGCTAGAGATATACTAGCTCGTGCTGACTTGCTGGACTCCAAACCAGCTGCTACGCCCTTAGCCACTACCGAAAATTTTAGCTCTCATGGTACTGCATATTCAGATCCTACTCACTATCACTCTTTAGTTGGTGCTCTCCAATACCTTACTATCACTCGGTCGGATCTCTCATATGCCGTGAATCAAGTAAGTCAGATCTTACAAGCTCCAACCATGGATCACTTTCAGGCAGTTAAACGCATGCTTAGATATGTCAAAGGTACTTTAATCTTCAGCTTAACCTTTTCTCATGCACCATCGTCTTCGTTACTTGGTTACTCAGATGCGGATTGGGCAAGGTGCATTGAAACATGTAGATCCACTTACGGTTATTCTATTTTTCTTGGTGGAAATCTTGTCTCTTGGAGCGCTAAAAAGCAACCAAGTGTTGCAAGATCGAGTTGTGAGTCGAAATATTTGGCATTAGCAAACACCGCTGCTGAAATAGTATGGATTACTCACCTGTTAAAAGAACTCCATGTTATTCCACCTACTCGCCCAACTATCTTATGTGACAACAAAAGCGCCATTTTCCTCAGTCAGAATCTGGTCTCTCATAAGCGTTCCAAGCATATCGATATCGACTATCATTTCGTTCGGGAGCTTGTCTCCTCGGGTCGCTTGTATAAAAAATTCGTTCCTACAACCCTACAGCTAGCAGACGTTTTTACCAAAAGCCTCTCAAGACCGTTGTTTGAATCATTTCGGGACAAGCTTCGTGttgtgtaa